The DNA region CAAGCAGCCGTTGTTGCGAATAACGCAGATCTCGGTTTTGCTTTTGATGGCGACGCAGACCGCGTTATCGCAGTAGATAATCAAGGCCGTATTGTCGATGGCGATTACATTCTTTACCTCTGGGGTAAACAACTCAAAGAAGCAGGGCAATTACCGCAAGATCTCCTCATCGGTACAGTCATGGCAAACCTAGGTTTCGAGCGAGCTTGGGAAAAATTAGGTGGCACACTAATGCGCACTAATGTTGGTGACCAAAATGTCCAAGCAGCCATGTGGGAAACAGGGGCAATGCTTGGTGGCGAACAATCAGGTCATGTTCTTTGTCACCACCACAGTGTTTCTGGCGATGGTATTCAAACGGCTCTTCACCTTGCCCAGCTTGTAAAAGAAGCAAATACTTCCTTGAGTGAACTCATCGATCAGAGCTTCCAAACGTACCCACAACTCCTTAAGAATGTGCGTGTCGAAGATCGCGATCGCCGTTTAAATTGGCAAGACTGTGATGTTTTACAAACAGAAATTGCCAAAGCTGAAGCAGCGATGGGAGACAAAGGCCGCGTCTTAGTGCGTCCATCTGGTACAGAGCCTGTTATTCGTGTGATGGTTGAAGCAGAAGAGCAGTCCCTCGTTGACCATTGGACACAGCACCTCGTCAATATTGTGCAAGAGAATTTTTCCTAAAACATTAATCAATTTAATTCCCTATTCATGCCCTAGCAAAAAAGAGGACGTTCTGTCCTCTTTTTTATGCTTTATGAGATGTTAGGTTTGAGTCGCCCTAAACCATGACCCATAAGCGTTAGATTCAATTTTGCAATTCGTGTTTACAACTTTAGTCGTCACCCCAGCATTGTGCAGGGTTCAAGTCTGCAATATGATCTCTTAGGAGAAAACCATGGCGTTCGAGTTCACGCTCTACACCGACCCACTCGCGCGCGGGGATAAATTGGCAGAGCACATAGATTGGTTGACTGCAGTCAACTTTGCCCATCTCCAATAGCTGCTGAACTTCATCCTTTAGCATTTCAATCGAGAAATGTTTACTTTGATCGATTGTCTGAGGCATCGTTTTGATACTCATGTTTGTTACCTCTTAGCAGATGAAGAACTATAGGCACATCTTAATAGAAAATGCACAGCATCGCTACAGAAAAAGCGCTGTATATTTGAATACTTAAGTGATTTTTTTCTTAAAATAACTAAAGTCTATCACTCTCTTTTTTTTAACTTTCTATTAATCTTTGAGTGGTTTTCACGTTTCGTTTTTAGGTGAACTCGCGTTGAGACAAATCCCTGGAAGCTTTGTTGTCAAAGAGTTTTGAGCAAGCATCGATCTGAGAAAGCGACATTTGTCCGTAAGTGAAAATACTAGGGATATTTGGGAAAGCTTGAAAAATTTCAGCGACAAAATAGGGCGTTCCATAATTAACAATTGCTAAAAGTTCTACCTTTAGAGAGACTTTTCTCAACAGAGTTAAAGGGTCTATCAAAGTTCCTGTAAAAGGGTTCCCTCGCGTGAAAATTTGGATGATAGTGGGAATAGCTGTGACGTCGTAATTCTGGAATTGACTTAATTCAATGATTTGCGGCGTAAAACCATGGGCTTGGGGCATGGCGATCGCCGGACAATTAGGCTTCAGAAAGTCGCTTTTTAAGATTGAGTCAACAAGGATTAAGTTTTGGGCTGGAGAATCTTGATCGATTGTCACGAATTTCTGACAGCCGTTTTGTTTGCTGGAACGGGAAAAAATCTCTAAGACAATCTCTTTCGTCTGCTTCTCAGCGATCGCCTCGGGGAAGATCAATGTTTTCTCGGAAACGAGTTTTTGTTTAGCTTGCCAGATGCGGGTGACGGATTCTTTAAGACGCTCAACGCTTAAGCGGCCGGATTGCACCGCAGCTTCGACGGCATCAATGGCCACTCCAACATCTGGTGGCATCAATAAAATATCGGCCCCAGCTTCCAAGGCCATAACCGCAACTTCTGTAGATTTAGCAAAATTAGTAACTCCACCCATCATCAAGGCATCGGTCACAATCAGGCCATCAAAAGCCAATCGTTGTCGTAATAAATCGGTCAAAATTTGGGGCGATAAGGTTGCGGGGCGTTCAGGGTCTAGCGCAGAAATCATCAGGTGAGCCGTCATCACTGTATCCACACCGGTAGCGATCGCCTCTTGAAACGGCGGTAACTCAATCGTTTTTAGGCGCTCTACATCATGGGGAATGGTTGGTAGCGATACATGGGAATCTATTGCCGTATCACCGTGACCAGGAAAATGTTTGGCAGAAGTGAGCGCAGGGAACCGATGTACGCCACGAATAAACGCAGCACCCAAAGTAGAAACCTCTTCAGGCGTTTCCCCAAAGGCACGGACATTAATCACCGGATTGGCAGGATTATTGTTCACATCCATCACTGGTGCAAGAATCCAATTAATGCCAATGCTTAACGCTTCTCTGGCCGTACTCTCCCCCATCTGCTCAGCAAGGGCGATCGCCTTATTCTTATCCTTGCGATAAATTTCAGCCAAAGCCATCGGTGGTGGAAACCAAGTTGCCCCAGAAAACCGTTGCCCCACCCCTTCTTCAATATCTGCTGCAATCAACAGCGGAATATCCGCCCAACTTTGCAACTGCTTTGTTTTGAAAGAAACCTCAGCCGCACTACCACCCAATAAAATCACCCCACCCACAGACCAATCTTTGATCCATGTTTGGAGTGTTTCGTTGTCTTCTTCCCACTGAGGGTAGAGGCGATCGCCATCAAATAAAAAACCAGACGACCGCACCACAATTAGTTGTCCAATCAGTTGCCGTAACGAAAGCGAATCAATACTTGGTAGCGCACCCATCAACCGTTAAACCACTTCCTCAGACTCAAGCTCTTCTGGTTCCTTAATCTCCAACTTATTAATTAAATGGATCATGCGATCGCCTTCCTCAAGCGAACGATCTTCAATAAAGTGAATGTCCGGCGAACGACGTAAACGCACCCGTTTCCCTAAAGTCCGGCGCACAAAACCCTGACTGGCTCGTAAACCTTCCATCGTTTCCGTGCGAGCTTCTTCCGAACCATAAATACTCACAAACACCTTGGCATGCTGGAGATCACCAGACACTTCCACATCCGTAATACTGACCATGCCAGCACCAACACGGTCGTCCTTAATATCCTGCATCAGCATCATGCTAATTTCCCGCTTAATGAGCGAAGAAACCTTAGATACCCGTCGATTATTAGCCATGACTTTTACCTCCTGCTACCTTGTCTCAAAACCAAACCAACCCGAATTATCTTCGTAACCCGACTGCCAGTGACGAAATAATTGTAGAAACGTCCTACAACGAATAACGGATTACGAAACCCAGCACATCGTTCGAGTTGCGGTTCCCGACAGAGAGGGATTACAACGCCCCTAGTCTATCTTGAAAAAACCAACCCATTCAACAATCCCTATCACCAGCACACCATCTCCCACGCTCAAAGCCTATCCCGGCAAACATTAAGCAAACCTCAAGATATATCGTTAATTCTTGACAACGCACCTATTTAGTGAAGGAATACTGTAAAAAATGCAACAAAGCTTCCGGAACAGGGTATCTTTAATGCTGTTACAAATGGTCAGTGAGTAAGCCTAATAATGCTGGATAAATCCGAAGCAATCATCGAAGCAATTGACGCAAGAGAAATTTTAGACTCTAGAGGTCGCCCCACCGTAGAAGCAGAAGTCCGCTTAGTCAGTGGCGCATTCGGATTAGCGCAGGTTCCGAGTGGTGCATCGACTGGTAGTTTTGAAGCCTGTGAGCTTAGGGATGAAGATGGGTCTCGTTACGGCGGCAAAGGAGTACTCAAAGCCGTCCGCAATGCCAAAGAAAAAATTGGACCTGAACTGGTTGGGAAAGATGCCCTCGACCAAAGCACACTCGACTACGCGATGATTGCCCGTGATGGCTCCGACAACAAAAAAAATCTCGGTGCAAATGCAATTCTCGCGGTTTCCCTCGCAACAGCAAAGGCCGCAGCACAAGAGCTTGCCCTACCTTTATATCGTTACCTTGGTGGCCCTTTGGCAAATGTTTTGCCTGTGCCTTTGATGAACGTGATTAACGGCGGTGAGCACGCAGCAAATAATGTTGATTTTCAAGAATTTATGATTGTGCCTGTGGGTGCAGATTCTTTCAAAGAAGCATTGCGTTGGGGGGCAGAGGTTTTCGCAACCCTCAGCAAGGTACTCGATAAGAAAGGTCTTTTAACGGGTGTGGGTGATGAGGGTGGTTTCGCACCTAACCTTGGTTCCAACGAGGAAGCGCTAGAAATCCTTGTGGATGCGATCAAAGCAGCTGGCTATGAGCCTGGTAAACAGGTTGCGCTTGCCCTCGATATTGCAGCTAGTGAATTTTATACTGACGGCAAGTACACCTATGATGGTGCAGCACATAGCCGTGAAGAGTTTGTCGATTACCTCGCTGAGATGGTGGAGAAATACCCCATTGTTTCCATTGAAGATGGTCTTGATGAGGACGACTGGGAAGGTTGGGCGGCCCTGACTGCAAAGATTGGCGATCGCGTTCAACTTGTTGGTGATGATTTGTTCGTAACGAATAAGGTTCGTCTACAGAAAGGTATTGAGCAGAAGGCTGGTAA from [Leptolyngbya] sp. PCC 7376 includes:
- a CDS encoding glycoside hydrolase family 3 N-terminal domain-containing protein, coding for MGALPSIDSLSLRQLIGQLIVVRSSGFLFDGDRLYPQWEEDNETLQTWIKDWSVGGVILLGGSAAEVSFKTKQLQSWADIPLLIAADIEEGVGQRFSGATWFPPPMALAEIYRKDKNKAIALAEQMGESTAREALSIGINWILAPVMDVNNNPANPVINVRAFGETPEEVSTLGAAFIRGVHRFPALTSAKHFPGHGDTAIDSHVSLPTIPHDVERLKTIELPPFQEAIATGVDTVMTAHLMISALDPERPATLSPQILTDLLRQRLAFDGLIVTDALMMGGVTNFAKSTEVAVMALEAGADILLMPPDVGVAIDAVEAAVQSGRLSVERLKESVTRIWQAKQKLVSEKTLIFPEAIAEKQTKEIVLEIFSRSSKQNGCQKFVTIDQDSPAQNLILVDSILKSDFLKPNCPAIAMPQAHGFTPQIIELSQFQNYDVTAIPTIIQIFTRGNPFTGTLIDPLTLLRKVSLKVELLAIVNYGTPYFVAEIFQAFPNIPSIFTYGQMSLSQIDACSKLFDNKASRDLSQREFT
- the eno gene encoding phosphopyruvate hydratase, with the protein product MLDKSEAIIEAIDAREILDSRGRPTVEAEVRLVSGAFGLAQVPSGASTGSFEACELRDEDGSRYGGKGVLKAVRNAKEKIGPELVGKDALDQSTLDYAMIARDGSDNKKNLGANAILAVSLATAKAAAQELALPLYRYLGGPLANVLPVPLMNVINGGEHAANNVDFQEFMIVPVGADSFKEALRWGAEVFATLSKVLDKKGLLTGVGDEGGFAPNLGSNEEALEILVDAIKAAGYEPGKQVALALDIAASEFYTDGKYTYDGAAHSREEFVDYLAEMVEKYPIVSIEDGLDEDDWEGWAALTAKIGDRVQLVGDDLFVTNKVRLQKGIEQKAGNAVLIKLNQIGTLTETLETIDLATRNQYQSVISHRSGETEDTTIADLAVATRAGQIKTGSLCRSERVAKYNRLLRIEDELGDRAVYAPKVGLGPQF
- a CDS encoding DUF4327 family protein; the encoded protein is MSIKTMPQTIDQSKHFSIEMLKDEVQQLLEMGKVDCSQPIYVLCQFIPAREWVGVERELERHGFLLRDHIADLNPAQCWGDD
- the rbfA gene encoding 30S ribosome-binding factor RbfA, with translation MANNRRVSKVSSLIKREISMMLMQDIKDDRVGAGMVSITDVEVSGDLQHAKVFVSIYGSEEARTETMEGLRASQGFVRRTLGKRVRLRRSPDIHFIEDRSLEEGDRMIHLINKLEIKEPEELESEEVV